In Bacillales bacterium, one genomic interval encodes:
- a CDS encoding MFS transporter, translating into MRWKDWDRNLKIRLISEGIMNLLFWTFFPFMTIYFADSFGKEMSGVLLIVSQIISVFVGLTGGYCADRFGRKRMMFWSAAAQLVCFLLFAYANSPWLDSALLTFISFSLLGLCEAMYWPASHAMVADVVPEKHRSSVFAVFYTAINITVVVGPIIGGVFFFHYRFPLLIVCAVVSAVLAVVIKLWIAETAPQRKEMAPKTPEKQKWYRYLAAQLQDYRVIVNDKTFLVFVIAGILVAQTFMQLDLLMAVYSTENVREQTVFAFGNWDWTVDGTKAFSWLVAENGFLVSIFTVAMSKWMSRYKERNVFVSSSLLYGLAILLFGLTVNIWGLIGIMAMFTAAELMTVGIQESFVSKLAPEHMRGQYFAASSLRFTIGRSIAPISIPMTVWFGYSWTFALLCLLAVCSAVLYYFMFNSLESKKTAAQQKTAVLR; encoded by the coding sequence TGAATTTATTGTTTTGGACGTTCTTTCCATTCATGACGATCTATTTCGCCGATTCGTTCGGAAAGGAAATGTCCGGCGTTTTGTTGATTGTCTCGCAAATCATAAGCGTCTTCGTCGGCCTCACCGGGGGCTACTGCGCCGACCGATTCGGAAGGAAAAGAATGATGTTTTGGTCGGCGGCGGCCCAGCTCGTTTGTTTTTTGCTGTTCGCTTACGCGAACTCTCCGTGGCTGGATTCCGCCCTCCTCACGTTCATCAGCTTCTCTTTGCTCGGCCTGTGCGAAGCGATGTACTGGCCGGCCAGTCACGCCATGGTCGCTGATGTCGTTCCGGAAAAACATCGAAGCTCCGTTTTCGCTGTTTTTTATACGGCGATTAATATTACGGTTGTCGTCGGTCCAATCATCGGCGGCGTGTTCTTTTTTCATTACCGTTTCCCGCTTTTGATTGTATGCGCCGTCGTCAGCGCCGTATTGGCCGTCGTCATCAAGCTGTGGATTGCCGAAACCGCACCGCAACGGAAAGAAATGGCTCCGAAGACGCCGGAAAAGCAAAAGTGGTACCGATATTTGGCCGCTCAACTGCAGGATTACCGTGTAATCGTTAATGATAAAACGTTTCTTGTGTTCGTAATTGCTGGAATTCTCGTCGCCCAAACGTTTATGCAGCTCGATTTGTTGATGGCGGTATACTCGACGGAAAATGTACGTGAACAAACGGTTTTCGCCTTCGGCAACTGGGATTGGACCGTTGATGGCACGAAGGCATTCAGTTGGCTCGTCGCCGAGAACGGGTTTCTCGTCTCCATCTTTACCGTGGCTATGTCCAAATGGATGAGCCGGTATAAGGAGCGTAATGTTTTTGTATCTTCCTCGTTGCTGTACGGATTGGCGATTTTATTATTTGGCCTCACAGTAAATATTTGGGGGTTGATTGGCATTATGGCGATGTTCACGGCCGCCGAATTGATGACCGTCGGCATTCAGGAAAGTTTTGTTTCCAAGTTAGCGCCTGAACATATGCGCGGCCAATATTTCGCTGCTTCCAGCCTTCGGTTCACGATCGGCCGCAGCATTGCTCCGATCTCGATTCCGATGACGGTCTGGTTCGGGTATTCGTGGACGTTTGCTTTGCTTTGTCTGTTGGCGGTTTGCAGTGCCGTCTTATATTATTTCATGTTCAACAGCCTCGAATCGAAAAAAACCGCGGCCCAACAAAAGACCGCTGTGCTTCGATGA